The proteins below are encoded in one region of Sphingobacterium sp. R2:
- a CDS encoding GntR family transcriptional regulator, producing MMNLKIDHKSPVPLHIQAENLLRELIKQPEYIEGKLLPNEIELAKRLAISRSTLRLAINKLVYEELLIRKKGIGTKVASSKFSSKSKNWLSFSQEMKNRGIEVKNFELHVSWVVPDKAVSKFFNVDEDQKLLKLERLRGKKDDPFVYFISYFHPRIGLNGDEDFKRPLYEILEADYHVVADLSQEELDAMAANKFIADKLEINIGDPILSRKRFVFDQSGKPIEYNLGFYRAESFTYTVESRRDY from the coding sequence ATGATGAATTTAAAAATAGATCATAAAAGTCCTGTCCCGCTGCATATACAAGCTGAGAATTTGTTACGCGAATTAATTAAGCAGCCTGAATATATAGAGGGGAAATTATTACCCAATGAAATTGAATTAGCAAAAAGATTGGCAATTTCCCGTTCTACTTTGCGTTTAGCGATCAATAAACTGGTATATGAGGAGCTGCTCATTAGAAAGAAGGGGATAGGAACGAAGGTGGCTAGTTCTAAATTCAGTTCAAAATCCAAAAATTGGTTGAGTTTCTCACAAGAGATGAAAAATCGTGGGATTGAGGTGAAGAATTTTGAACTTCACGTCAGCTGGGTTGTTCCGGATAAAGCTGTTTCGAAGTTTTTTAATGTAGATGAGGATCAGAAGCTGTTAAAACTAGAACGTCTGAGAGGAAAGAAAGATGACCCATTTGTTTATTTTATCTCTTATTTCCATCCGCGTATAGGTTTAAACGGCGATGAAGATTTTAAGCGACCTTTATATGAAATCTTAGAAGCAGATTATCATGTCGTTGCAGATCTTTCTCAGGAAGAGTTGGATGCAATGGCTGCAAATAAATTTATAGCGGATAAATTGGAGATTAATATCGGTGATCCTATTTTGTCCCGCAAGCGGTTTGTATTTGACCAATCTGGAAAGCCAATTGAATATAATTTAGGGTTCTACCGTGCGGAAAGTTTTACCTATACTGTTGAAAGCAGAAGAGATTATTAA